In a genomic window of Desulfobacter hydrogenophilus:
- a CDS encoding replication initiation protein produces MDKSIIMNRNQIVKKSNALCRARHTTDSIWIGRLAAIVAAQVRKDDKEFQIYKIPVQQMLAAAGISRTGSIYRDLLPIAEKAMQKTIRIEEEGEWVLYTLFSKCRYKRGDGFVTVRFDPDLKLHFLNLGEKVNFTEYALIEYMSLQSTYSQHLFEYLMSWNDRPIVEIELAELHEKLATPPGSRVRKNFYDFERKILALAHKEIQKITSLRFEYEILNNKGQIRKKGQAAKIIRFVFSKGKVAKIAKRQKQADQKKQSAKNNTLFLSAVQCAQAHKDQGGCGKLRGTQECCKACMESKKTVETELDLFNQKKN; encoded by the coding sequence ATGGATAAATCAATTATAATGAACAGAAACCAAATAGTCAAAAAATCAAACGCTCTTTGTAGAGCAAGACATACTACTGATTCCATCTGGATCGGGCGCTTGGCGGCCATTGTAGCTGCTCAAGTCCGGAAAGACGATAAAGAATTCCAAATATACAAAATACCTGTCCAACAAATGCTGGCCGCGGCTGGAATCAGCAGGACAGGGAGTATTTATAGAGACTTATTACCGATTGCAGAAAAAGCCATGCAGAAGACCATTAGAATCGAAGAAGAAGGAGAATGGGTCTTATATACTCTATTTTCAAAATGTCGTTATAAGCGTGGGGATGGTTTTGTAACTGTACGCTTTGATCCAGATCTAAAACTCCATTTTCTCAATCTGGGAGAAAAAGTTAATTTTACAGAGTATGCTCTCATTGAGTATATGTCCTTGCAATCAACGTATTCACAGCATCTTTTTGAATATTTGATGTCTTGGAATGACAGACCCATAGTTGAAATTGAACTCGCTGAATTACACGAAAAATTAGCTACGCCGCCAGGAAGTAGGGTAAGAAAAAATTTTTACGACTTTGAACGCAAAATTTTGGCTCTGGCTCATAAAGAAATCCAAAAAATTACAAGTCTCAGGTTTGAATACGAGATATTGAACAACAAGGGCCAGATCCGCAAAAAAGGCCAAGCTGCCAAAATTATTCGTTTCGTTTTTTCCAAAGGCAAAGTTGCAAAAATTGCAAAAAGACAGAAACAAGCAGACCAAAAAAAGCAGTCAGCCAAAAACAATACCCTCTTTCTGTCGGCGGTTCAGTGCGCCCAGGCGCACAAAGACCAGGGCGGCTGCGGTAAACTCCGAGGAACTCAAGAGTGCTGCAAAGCGTGTATGGAGTCGAAAAAAACCGTGGAAACTGAACTTGACCTATTCAACCAGAAAAAAAATTAG
- a CDS encoding toprim domain-containing protein translates to MHIKFLKHGTGSAKGAADYLTQAQDSQGHDREVIQVLEGDPHQVAAVADALTFKHKYRSGVISWSPEDKPTPEQIKAVLGDYKKMAFAGLEPDQYAFSAVLHHEKDKGIHIHTLTARVDLVSGKSMNPAPPGWQKYFDTVRDMHNHANGWARPDDPDRARMVQPGFRAYVDAVKLKAGMQVESDPRQLVTEYLAHKIDTGEIENRQDVLTALHEAGLETPRAGKNYITVKDPETGEKFRMKGVLFNDNFQRGEFERQAQSQDGGRPGADRRPNQRAFERAKREFERLYQRRVEFNQDKFRVRNRPAEPGISQVKNSLDQGMDQAPGGRSGTLSGHLRRELGTDAIPVVERDQFHGRKSPGRVADQDRPGDVKRHENIGNRVKEAGWQVLYRDARGGHDRDRGHVRKKRSPENHKEIINGTDRVGTESNQYRNRIAETASRNYRKLAETSQQLDQASGKINRSLQRYSPGAVRDRTRELMTDELSRFKREINLAEFASTYGFALDKKKSGRQMRVMRTESGGKIGVFMGSGGDQMYHDFRNGKNGSVIDFCQYQTGKNLGHVRKELRSYLGSPRPTVQITPPRPKPTKETQAQELAQEKAKIRILKNVKYLANRGIDQRVLMDLRFLGAVVGDDRQNVCFPHHNEQGFSGLEKKNTDFTGFSKAGEKGLWFSKAPGDFEKIVICESGIDALSHAQLHPHNKAVYVSLAGQMSHAQDEQLAALVERNRGKAIIGAFDNDEAGKRYSSDLERICQKAGAKFEENLPQRKGQDWNDVLKKTPERVINQRWDDPEKAQKPLESQRQRRGMSAGM, encoded by the coding sequence ATGCACATAAAATTTCTAAAACACGGCACAGGATCGGCAAAGGGTGCAGCCGATTATTTGACCCAGGCGCAGGACAGCCAGGGCCACGACCGGGAAGTGATACAGGTCCTGGAAGGTGATCCCCACCAAGTGGCTGCCGTGGCTGATGCGCTCACTTTCAAGCACAAGTACCGTTCCGGCGTGATCTCCTGGTCACCAGAGGACAAGCCGACACCGGAGCAGATCAAGGCCGTGCTTGGGGACTATAAAAAAATGGCGTTTGCCGGGCTTGAACCTGATCAATACGCCTTTTCAGCCGTGCTTCACCACGAAAAAGACAAGGGAATCCACATTCACACGCTCACGGCCCGGGTTGATCTGGTCTCCGGTAAGAGCATGAACCCGGCTCCCCCAGGCTGGCAAAAATATTTTGATACCGTCCGGGACATGCACAACCATGCCAACGGGTGGGCCAGGCCGGACGACCCCGACCGGGCCCGGATGGTTCAGCCCGGATTCCGGGCATATGTGGATGCTGTAAAACTCAAGGCCGGGATGCAGGTTGAGTCTGATCCCCGGCAACTGGTCACGGAATATTTGGCCCACAAAATTGATACCGGAGAAATTGAAAATCGCCAGGACGTTTTAACGGCCCTGCATGAGGCCGGGCTTGAAACGCCCAGGGCAGGAAAGAATTATATCACCGTCAAAGACCCTGAAACCGGGGAAAAATTCAGGATGAAAGGAGTCCTTTTCAATGACAATTTCCAACGTGGCGAGTTTGAAAGACAGGCTCAGAGCCAAGATGGAGGACGACCGGGAGCAGACCGAAGGCCTAATCAAAGAGCATTTGAGCGAGCTAAGCGAGAATTTGAAAGGCTCTATCAACGACGAGTTGAGTTCAATCAGGATAAATTTAGAGTCAGAAACCGACCGGCTGAACCGGGAATATCTCAAGTTAAAAATAGTCTTGACCAGGGCATGGATCAAGCCCCTGGTGGTCGGTCTGGGACTCTTTCTGGGCATCTTCGCCGGGAGCTGGGGACTGATGCAATACCTGTCGTCGAGCGTGACCAGTTCCATGGAAGAAAAAGCCCTGGTCGAGTCGCAGATCAAGACCGCCCAGGAGACGTTAAACGCCATGAAAACATTGGGAATAGAGTTAAAGAAGCAGGATGGCAAGTTTTATATCGTGATGCCAGAGGGGGACACGATAGAGACCGGGGCCACGTTAGGAAAAAGAGAAGCCCTGAAAATCATAAGGAAATAATCAATGGCACTGACAGAGTTGGAACAGAGTCTAATCAATACCGTAATCGAATCGCAGAAACAGCAAGCCGAAATTATCGAAAGCTTGCAGAAACAAGTCAGCAGCTTGACCAAGCAAGTGGAAAAATTAACCGAAGCCTACAACGGTATAGCCCAGGAGCTGTTAGGGACAGGACCCGAGAACTCATGACGGACGAATTATCCCGTTTCAAGCGGGAAATCAATTTGGCTGAATTTGCCAGCACATATGGCTTTGCCCTGGACAAGAAAAAATCCGGGCGACAAATGCGAGTCATGAGAACCGAATCAGGGGGCAAAATTGGCGTGTTTATGGGGTCCGGAGGGGATCAGATGTACCATGACTTCAGGAACGGCAAAAACGGCTCTGTAATTGATTTTTGCCAATACCAGACCGGCAAAAACCTTGGGCATGTCCGCAAGGAGTTGCGGAGCTATCTAGGATCCCCCCGGCCTACAGTCCAGATCACACCGCCCAGGCCGAAGCCCACCAAGGAAACCCAGGCCCAAGAATTGGCCCAAGAGAAAGCCAAAATTCGGATCCTTAAAAACGTCAAATACCTTGCCAACCGGGGTATTGACCAAAGGGTTTTGATGGATTTGCGGTTTTTGGGTGCTGTTGTCGGTGACGACCGGCAAAATGTTTGTTTTCCCCACCACAACGAGCAGGGGTTTTCCGGCCTGGAAAAAAAGAACACCGATTTTACGGGCTTCTCCAAGGCCGGGGAGAAGGGCTTGTGGTTTTCCAAGGCCCCAGGCGACTTTGAAAAAATAGTCATTTGTGAAAGCGGTATTGATGCGCTCTCCCATGCACAATTACACCCACACAACAAGGCGGTTTATGTGAGCCTTGCCGGGCAGATGTCACACGCCCAGGATGAGCAACTTGCCGCCCTGGTCGAGCGTAACCGGGGTAAAGCTATTATCGGGGCGTTTGATAACGATGAAGCGGGGAAGCGGTACAGCAGCGATTTAGAGCGCATTTGTCAAAAGGCCGGCGCAAAATTTGAGGAGAACTTGCCGCAGCGCAAGGGGCAGGACTGGAACGACGTTTTAAAAAAAACGCCTGAACGGGTTATAAATCAACGGTGGGATGATCCAGAAAAAGCGCAGAAACCGCTTGAATCTCAGCGACAACGGCGTGGAATGAGTGCGGGAATGTAA
- a CDS encoding MobC family plasmid mobilization relaxosome protein: protein MAISKPKFLQIRISEEEKTALKKIADDSGQTMTELITKAIHRVRPFKVKDRKIQKEKILHLARIGNNLNQIARWCNTHKSGADAVQVIQHLAAIEHELKKAMT from the coding sequence ATGGCAATTTCAAAACCCAAATTCTTGCAAATCAGAATTTCTGAAGAAGAAAAAACCGCCTTGAAAAAAATAGCCGATGATTCCGGCCAAACCATGACCGAGTTAATCACCAAAGCGATTCATCGGGTACGGCCTTTCAAAGTAAAGGATCGAAAAATCCAAAAGGAAAAAATTTTGCATCTGGCCAGGATCGGGAACAACCTGAATCAGATTGCCCGGTGGTGCAACACTCACAAGTCCGGTGCTGATGCTGTCCAGGTTATCCAGCACTTGGCCGCCATTGAACACGAGCTAAAAAAGGCCATGACATGA